From a single Brassica napus cultivar Da-Ae chromosome C9, Da-Ae, whole genome shotgun sequence genomic region:
- the LOC106446874 gene encoding uncharacterized protein LOC106446874, translating to MVKSEVKTEKLDDITIKDHEHRRRVVSSAEALDRKFKRTVLCVAKPSYLLSLLERSSTRCNYLKRLPKILSELLRQRNWREASGVLSVLMQGTMGDGSPSMNRLKYEVLELAGNAARDNKKTRCHVISSWL from the exons ATGGTGAAAAGCGAAGTGAAGACCGAGAAGCTTGATGACATCACAATCAAAGACCATGAGCACCGTCGTCGCGTGGTTAGCTCCGCCGAGGCCTTAGATAGAAAGTTCAAGAGAACCGTCCTCTGCGTGGCGAAACCGTCTTACCTTCTGAGTCTGCTTGAGCGAAGTAGTACCCGATGCAACTACCTCAAACGGTTGCCGAAGATCCTTAGTGAGCTGCTTCGCCAGAGAAACTGGAGAGAAGCTAGCGGTGTACTTAGCGTCTTGATGCAAGGGACTATGGGAGATGGGTCTCCTTCCATGAACCGCCTCAAATACGAG GTTCTTGAATTGGCTGGAAACGCGGCGAGGGACAACAAGAAGACGAGATGCCACGTCATATCCAGTTGGCTGTGA